The Streptomyces sp. Alt3 genome has a segment encoding these proteins:
- a CDS encoding helix-turn-helix domain-containing protein — MSRAANRVGVGTRFRYDGESVEVVEMAATTAGNEVVLKDGHGRLLRLSLKELLFSDRAAISPDGPGPSADDEGEVASVVLGQLDAEERQKVLERAGHVREVLTGYRSGSGELAADDELKAAYATAVPMEARKAAKATELGVTIRTIERWVAGFLQHGEAGLAPRRLRSERSQTSVDDRWVETAVEVMVEHADQSKPSRTMVIDRTRARVIARFGEGAVPQPSRATAFRLLEELEQRHPLFRLSTKRNRDIAGRPEGPYGKLRPTRPGEYLLMDSTRLDVFAFDPLTLKWVQAELSIGMDWYTRCITGIRLTPVSTKAVDVSAVLFQSFRPRPAGRDWPRHAVWPEHGIPRTVLVDVEGATGPGLASPPLVPETLVVDHGKVYVSEHLTSVCRRMGISIQPARLRTGRDKGPVERYFRTLREGLLQVLPGYKGPDIHSRGESPEDDAFFFLDELEAIIREWTATVYHCRPHSGLVDPGLPGLRMSPAKMFEHGMARAGYIEAPRDRDLAFEFLQTKWRTVQHYGVEIGRRRYSGSGLPEPGIQSPYDGPVKNGWPFQVDPDDITRIYFRNPATRAWHTLVWEHAPSAEMPLSEDALTFARQLAASKYRFPDDRLAVADLLERWNLGLGTTIAERRMALRLSREQAAIELPAAGDTETVVSLPSVRKALGQDAETAELREPDVVTETGDADEADLEDLAGEDDFYADALGDV; from the coding sequence GTGAGCAGGGCGGCGAATCGAGTCGGAGTTGGTACTCGCTTCCGCTACGACGGGGAATCCGTCGAGGTTGTGGAGATGGCCGCGACCACGGCGGGCAACGAAGTAGTTCTGAAGGATGGCCACGGGCGGCTTCTGCGGCTGTCGCTCAAGGAACTGCTGTTCTCTGACCGCGCAGCGATCAGTCCTGATGGCCCGGGACCGTCCGCGGATGACGAAGGCGAGGTCGCCTCCGTGGTCCTCGGTCAGCTCGATGCGGAGGAGAGACAGAAAGTCCTGGAGCGAGCTGGACACGTCCGCGAGGTGCTGACCGGTTATCGCTCCGGCAGCGGGGAGTTGGCGGCCGATGACGAGCTGAAAGCCGCCTATGCCACGGCCGTGCCGATGGAGGCGAGGAAGGCAGCGAAGGCGACAGAACTTGGCGTGACGATCCGGACCATTGAGCGCTGGGTCGCTGGGTTTCTCCAGCATGGCGAGGCCGGGCTTGCACCGAGGAGGTTGCGGTCGGAGCGTTCACAGACCTCGGTCGATGACCGGTGGGTGGAGACCGCGGTGGAGGTGATGGTCGAGCACGCCGACCAGTCGAAGCCGTCGCGGACGATGGTGATCGATCGAACCCGAGCTCGGGTGATCGCGCGGTTCGGCGAGGGGGCGGTGCCGCAACCGAGTCGGGCGACGGCGTTTCGGCTGCTGGAGGAGCTGGAGCAACGCCATCCACTGTTCCGGCTGAGTACGAAGCGCAATCGGGATATCGCCGGTCGGCCGGAGGGTCCGTACGGCAAGTTGCGGCCGACCCGGCCGGGCGAGTACCTGCTGATGGACTCCACCCGACTGGACGTCTTCGCGTTCGACCCGCTGACCCTGAAGTGGGTACAGGCCGAGTTGAGCATCGGGATGGACTGGTACACCCGCTGCATCACGGGGATCCGGCTCACTCCGGTCTCGACGAAGGCGGTGGATGTCAGCGCGGTGCTGTTCCAGTCGTTTCGGCCGAGGCCGGCGGGGCGGGACTGGCCGCGGCACGCGGTCTGGCCCGAGCACGGCATCCCCCGCACCGTCCTGGTCGATGTCGAAGGCGCCACCGGACCAGGGCTGGCCTCGCCGCCTCTAGTTCCCGAGACGCTGGTCGTCGACCACGGCAAGGTCTACGTCTCGGAGCATCTGACCAGCGTCTGCCGACGGATGGGCATCTCCATCCAGCCGGCCCGGCTCCGGACGGGCCGCGACAAGGGGCCGGTCGAGCGCTACTTCCGGACCCTGAGGGAGGGGCTGCTGCAGGTGCTGCCCGGCTACAAGGGGCCCGACATCCACTCGCGGGGCGAGAGCCCGGAGGACGACGCGTTCTTCTTCCTCGACGAGCTGGAAGCGATTATCCGGGAGTGGACTGCGACGGTCTATCACTGCAGGCCGCACTCCGGTCTCGTCGATCCGGGTCTGCCGGGTCTGCGGATGTCTCCGGCGAAGATGTTCGAGCACGGCATGGCCCGGGCGGGCTACATCGAAGCACCCCGCGACCGGGATCTGGCTTTTGAGTTCCTGCAGACGAAGTGGCGCACGGTCCAGCACTACGGGGTCGAGATCGGCCGCCGCCGCTACAGCGGCTCCGGACTGCCGGAGCCGGGAATCCAGAGTCCCTATGACGGGCCGGTGAAGAACGGCTGGCCCTTCCAGGTGGACCCCGACGACATCACCCGGATCTACTTCCGCAATCCGGCCACCCGTGCCTGGCACACGCTGGTGTGGGAGCACGCACCGTCGGCCGAGATGCCTTTGAGCGAGGACGCGTTGACGTTCGCCCGGCAGTTGGCTGCTTCGAAGTACCGCTTCCCAGACGACCGGCTTGCCGTTGCTGACTTGCTGGAGCGGTGGAACCTCGGGCTGGGCACCACGATTGCCGAGCGGCGCATGGCCCTGCGGCTCTCGCGTGAGCAGGCAGCTATCGAGCTTCCGGCGGCGGGCGATACGGAGACGGTTGTCTCGCTTCCGTCCGTACGCAAGGCCCTTGGCCAGGATGCGGAGACTGCGGAACTGCGGGAGCCCGACGTGGTGACGGAGACAGGGGATGCCGACGAGGCTGATCTGGAGGACCTCGCCGGGGAGGACGACTTCTACGCCGATGCCCTGGGGGACGTGTGA
- a CDS encoding TnsA-like heteromeric transposase endonuclease subunit: protein MSCRVCSSPILIRPYAPSWPSPFCCRRCWRGRCAWHIPDYLLLTRQVPVVVDVKPLQRLSKPEVAFTFTWTRRAVEARGWKYEVWSEPPAAELENIRFLAGYRRDWLFNPEILDALRDADLDGLLLGPATGCLPDHPEPQVRSAIHHLLWTQDFVTDLDRPLGPSHILRRSA from the coding sequence TTGAGCTGTCGCGTCTGCTCTTCGCCGATTTTGATCCGTCCGTACGCGCCATCGTGGCCCAGCCCTTTTTGCTGCAGACGGTGCTGGAGGGGAAGGTGCGCCTGGCACATCCCGGACTATCTCCTGCTCACCAGGCAGGTGCCGGTGGTGGTCGACGTCAAGCCGCTGCAGCGGTTGTCCAAGCCGGAGGTGGCATTCACCTTCACCTGGACCCGTAGGGCGGTGGAAGCGCGGGGCTGGAAGTACGAGGTCTGGAGTGAGCCTCCGGCCGCAGAGCTGGAGAACATCCGGTTCCTCGCGGGCTACCGCAGGGATTGGCTGTTCAACCCCGAGATTTTGGACGCGCTGCGGGACGCTGATCTCGACGGGCTCCTTCTGGGACCGGCCACGGGGTGTCTGCCGGATCATCCAGAACCTCAAGTCCGTTCGGCTATCCACCATTTGCTCTGGACGCAGGATTTCGTAACCGATCTCGACCGGCCCCTCGGCCCTTCGCACATCCTGCGGAGGTCAGCGTGA
- a CDS encoding MATE family efflux transporter translates to MTQAPTDQLPSRRRHDREIIALAVPAFGALVAEPLFVMVDSAIVGHLGTPQLAGLAVAAALLTTAVSIFVFLAYATTAAVARQAGAGDLASAIRQGMDGIWLALLIGAAVVAVALPLAPWLVDIFGASDTATPYATTYLRISSLGIPAMLVVLAATGVLRGLQDTRTPLYVAIGGFAANGALNAGLVYGAGLGIAGSAWGTVIAQVGMAIAYLIVVVRGARRHGASLRPDAAGIRACAQAGVPLLIRTLSLRAVLMIATAVAARLGDTDIAAHQIILSLWSLTAFALDAIAIAGQAIIGRYLGANDPKGAREACRRMVQWGVASGVVLGAAIMLARPLFVPLFTSDASVQDTLLPALLVVALSQPISGVVFVLDGVLMGAGDGRYLAWAMVLTLAVFAPVALLVPSLGGGLTALWGAMTLMMTVRLLTLWMRTRSGRWVVTGATR, encoded by the coding sequence ATGACCCAGGCACCGACGGACCAGCTTCCCTCCCGCCGCCGACACGACCGCGAGATCATCGCTCTCGCCGTGCCGGCCTTCGGCGCACTGGTTGCCGAGCCTCTCTTCGTCATGGTCGACAGCGCCATCGTCGGTCACCTGGGCACACCGCAACTGGCCGGCCTGGCCGTCGCAGCGGCACTCCTGACGACCGCGGTGAGCATCTTCGTCTTCCTCGCCTACGCCACCACAGCCGCAGTCGCCCGCCAGGCCGGGGCCGGAGATCTGGCTTCCGCCATCCGTCAGGGCATGGACGGAATCTGGCTGGCCCTCCTGATCGGTGCCGCTGTCGTCGCTGTCGCTCTGCCACTGGCACCGTGGCTGGTCGACATCTTCGGGGCTTCCGACACTGCGACCCCCTACGCCACCACCTATCTGCGCATCTCCAGCCTCGGTATCCCCGCGATGCTCGTGGTGCTGGCGGCAACGGGAGTACTCCGAGGGCTGCAAGACACCCGAACGCCGCTTTACGTAGCGATCGGTGGATTCGCAGCCAACGGAGCTCTCAACGCAGGGCTCGTCTACGGCGCCGGACTGGGGATCGCAGGATCCGCGTGGGGAACCGTCATCGCCCAAGTGGGTATGGCGATCGCCTACCTGATCGTCGTGGTTCGTGGGGCCCGGCGGCACGGGGCATCACTGCGTCCGGATGCTGCAGGGATCCGGGCATGCGCCCAGGCAGGCGTACCCCTGCTGATCCGCACGCTTTCGCTGAGGGCGGTCCTGATGATCGCCACCGCCGTCGCCGCCCGCCTCGGCGACACCGACATCGCAGCGCATCAGATCATCCTCTCGCTCTGGAGTCTCACGGCCTTCGCGCTCGACGCGATCGCTATCGCCGGGCAGGCCATCATCGGCCGTTATCTGGGCGCGAACGACCCCAAGGGTGCTCGAGAGGCGTGCCGCCGGATGGTTCAGTGGGGAGTCGCCTCCGGGGTGGTCCTCGGTGCAGCGATCATGCTCGCCAGGCCGCTCTTCGTTCCTCTGTTCACCAGCGACGCATCCGTGCAGGACACTCTCCTGCCCGCGCTCCTGGTCGTAGCGCTTTCCCAGCCGATCTCCGGTGTGGTCTTCGTTCTCGACGGGGTACTGATGGGCGCTGGAGACGGCCGCTATCTCGCCTGGGCCATGGTTCTGACCCTGGCGGTTTTTGCCCCGGTCGCTCTCCTCGTCCCCAGTCTGGGTGGGGGGCTGACCGCCCTCTGGGGAGCGATGACGCTGATGATGACCGTTCGATTGCTGACACTGTGGATGCGCACCCGGTCCGGCCGCTGGGTCGTCACCGGAGCCACGCGCTGA
- the rplI gene encoding 50S ribosomal protein L9: MKIILTHEVTGLGAAGDVVDVKDGYARNYLVPRGFAIRWTKGGEKDVAQIRRARKIHEIATIEQANEIKAKLEAVKVRLAVRSGDAGRLFGSVTPADIASAIKSAGGPDVDKRRVELGSPIKTLGGYQVSVRLHPEVAAKLGIEVVAA; encoded by the coding sequence ATGAAGATCATCCTCACCCACGAGGTCACTGGCCTCGGTGCCGCCGGCGACGTCGTGGACGTCAAGGACGGGTACGCCCGCAACTACCTGGTTCCGCGTGGCTTCGCCATTCGCTGGACCAAGGGTGGCGAGAAGGACGTGGCGCAGATCCGCCGCGCCCGCAAGATCCACGAGATCGCGACGATCGAGCAGGCCAACGAGATCAAGGCCAAGCTCGAGGCCGTGAAGGTTCGTCTGGCTGTTCGCTCCGGCGACGCCGGCCGCCTCTTCGGCTCCGTCACCCCGGCCGACATCGCCTCGGCGATCAAGTCTGCTGGTGGTCCGGACGTCGACAAGCGTCGCGTCGAGCTCGGCTCGCCGATCAAGACGCTGGGCGGATACCAGGTGTCCGTCCGTCTGCACCCCGAGGTTGCCGCGAAGCTCGGTATCGAGGTCGTTGCTGCCTAA
- the rpsR gene encoding 30S ribosomal protein S18, protein MAKPPVRKPKKKVCAFCKDKTQYVDYKDTNMLRKFISDRGKIRARRVTGNCTQHQRDVATAVKNSREMALLPYTSTAR, encoded by the coding sequence ATGGCGAAGCCGCCTGTGCGCAAGCCTAAGAAGAAGGTCTGCGCGTTCTGCAAGGACAAGACCCAGTACGTGGACTACAAGGACACGAACATGCTGCGGAAGTTCATTTCCGACCGCGGCAAGATCCGTGCCCGCCGCGTCACCGGCAACTGCACTCAGCACCAGCGTGACGTCGCCACGGCAGTCAAGAACAGCCGTGAGATGGCGCTGCTGCCCTACACGTCCACCGCGCGATAA
- a CDS encoding single-stranded DNA-binding protein, giving the protein MAGETVITVVGNLVDDPELRFTPSGAAVAKFRVASTPRIFDRQTNEWKDGEGLFLTCSVWRQAAENVAESLQRGMRVVVQGRLKQRSYEDREGVKRTVYELDVEEVGPSLKNATAKVTKTTGRGGQGGGQGGYGGGQQGGGNWGGGPGGGGQQGGGGAPADDPWATNAPSGGQQGGGQQGGGGSWGGSSGGSGGSGGGYSDEPPF; this is encoded by the coding sequence ATGGCAGGCGAGACCGTCATCACGGTCGTCGGCAATCTCGTCGACGACCCCGAGCTGCGCTTCACCCCGTCCGGTGCGGCGGTCGCGAAGTTCCGTGTCGCGTCCACTCCCCGCATCTTCGACCGGCAGACCAATGAGTGGAAGGACGGCGAAGGCCTGTTCCTCACCTGCTCGGTCTGGCGTCAGGCGGCGGAGAACGTCGCGGAGTCGCTCCAGCGAGGCATGCGCGTTGTCGTGCAGGGCCGGCTGAAGCAGCGGTCCTACGAGGACCGTGAGGGCGTCAAGCGCACGGTCTACGAGCTGGATGTCGAGGAAGTCGGCCCCAGCCTGAAGAACGCCACGGCCAAGGTCACCAAGACCACGGGTCGAGGTGGCCAGGGCGGCGGCCAGGGTGGATACGGCGGCGGCCAGCAGGGCGGCGGCAACTGGGGCGGCGGTCCCGGTGGCGGTGGCCAGCAGGGTGGCGGCGGTGCTCCCGCCGACGACCCCTGGGCCACCAACGCTCCGTCCGGCGGCCAGCAAGGCGGGGGCCAGCAGGGCGGCGGGGGCAGCTGGGGCGGAAGCTCCGGCGGCTCCGGCGGTTCCGGCGGCGGCTACTCGGACGAGCCGCCCTTCTAG
- the rpsF gene encoding 30S ribosomal protein S6, giving the protein MRHYEVMVILDPDLEERAVSPLIENFLSVVREGDGKVEKVDTWGRRRLSYEIKKKPEGIYSVIDLQAEPAVVKELDRQMNLNESVLRTKVLRPETH; this is encoded by the coding sequence ATGCGTCACTACGAGGTGATGGTCATCCTCGACCCCGATCTCGAGGAGCGCGCAGTCTCCCCGTTGATCGAGAACTTCCTCTCCGTCGTCCGTGAGGGCGACGGAAAGGTTGAGAAGGTCGACACCTGGGGCCGTCGTCGTCTCTCTTACGAGATCAAGAAGAAGCCCGAGGGCATCTACTCGGTCATCGACCTGCAGGCCGAGCCTGCGGTCGTCAAGGAGCTCGACCGACAGATGAACCTGAACGAGTCGGTCCTCCGGACCAAGGTCCTCCGTCCCGAGACCCACTGA
- a CDS encoding lipid II:glycine glycyltransferase FemX, with protein sequence MSLTLRTISREQHLAYIQSLPSASHCQVPAWADVKTEWRSENLGWFDKNGEMVGAGLVLYRQLPKIKRYLAYLPEGPVINWYAPNLDEWLQPMLAHLKQQGAFSVKMGPPVVIRRWDSTAIKSGIQDPDVKRLRDVEASHIEPRAFEVSDRLRKMGWQQGEDGGAGFGDVQPRYVFQVPLANRSLEDVLKGFNQLWRRNIKKADKAGVEVVQGGYEDLAEWQRLYEITAVRDHFRPRPLSYFQRMWSVLNSEDPNRMRLYFARHNGVNLSAATMLVVGGHVWYSYGASDNIGREVRPSNAMQWRMLRDSYAMGATVYDLRGISDSLDETDHLFGLIQFKVGTGGEAVEYVGEWDFPLNKLLHKALDMYMSRR encoded by the coding sequence ATGAGCCTGACCCTGAGGACCATCAGCCGAGAACAGCATCTGGCGTACATCCAGAGCCTGCCCTCGGCCAGTCACTGCCAGGTCCCGGCGTGGGCTGACGTGAAGACTGAATGGCGCTCGGAGAACCTGGGATGGTTCGACAAGAACGGCGAGATGGTGGGCGCCGGGCTGGTCCTCTACCGCCAGCTTCCCAAGATCAAGCGCTATCTCGCGTACCTCCCCGAGGGGCCGGTCATCAACTGGTACGCCCCCAACCTGGACGAGTGGCTCCAGCCGATGCTCGCCCATCTGAAGCAGCAGGGTGCCTTCTCGGTGAAGATGGGCCCTCCCGTGGTGATCCGCCGCTGGGACTCGACCGCCATCAAGTCGGGGATCCAGGATCCCGACGTGAAGCGGCTTCGTGATGTCGAAGCCAGCCACATCGAGCCGCGCGCCTTCGAGGTCTCGGACCGGCTGAGGAAGATGGGCTGGCAGCAGGGCGAGGACGGCGGCGCCGGCTTCGGTGACGTACAGCCCCGCTATGTCTTCCAGGTGCCGCTGGCCAACCGTTCTCTCGAGGACGTACTCAAGGGCTTCAACCAGCTCTGGCGGCGCAACATCAAGAAGGCCGACAAGGCCGGCGTCGAGGTGGTCCAGGGCGGTTACGAGGACCTCGCCGAATGGCAGCGGCTGTACGAGATCACCGCCGTGCGCGACCACTTCCGGCCGCGCCCGCTCTCGTACTTCCAGCGTATGTGGTCGGTGCTCAACTCCGAGGACCCCAACCGGATGCGGCTGTACTTCGCGCGCCACAACGGGGTGAACCTGTCGGCTGCCACGATGCTCGTCGTCGGTGGGCACGTCTGGTATTCCTACGGCGCCTCGGACAACATCGGGCGCGAGGTCCGCCCCTCCAACGCCATGCAGTGGCGCATGCTCCGCGACTCGTACGCGATGGGCGCGACGGTCTACGACCTGCGCGGCATCAGCGACTCGCTGGACGAGACCGACCATCTCTTCGGACTGATCCAGTTCAAGGTCGGCACCGGCGGCGAAGCCGTCGAATACGTCGGTGAATGGGACTTCCCCCTCAACAAGCTGCTGCACAAGGCACTGGATATGTACATGTCCCGTCGCTGA
- a CDS encoding alanine racemase: MALSLYVDTARWRAHQKSVLDQFPGLVPVCKGNGYGFGHERLADEAIRFGSDTLAVGTTYEAARIKDWFSGDLLVLTPFRRGEEPVPLPDRVIRSVSSVDGVHALVGARVVIECMSSMKRHGVKEEELGQLHAAIEDVRLEGFALHLPLDRTDGSDAVEEVIAWMDRLRAARLPLHTMFVSHLRAEELARLQQQFPQTRFRARIGTRLWLGDHEATEYRGAVLDVTRVVKGDRFGYRQQKAASDGWLVVVAGGTSHGVGLEAPKALHGVMPRAKGVARAGLATVNRNLSPFVWAGKQRWFAEPPHMQVSILFVPSDAQEPKVGDELVAHLRHTTTQFDRLVDR; this comes from the coding sequence ATGGCGCTCTCCCTCTACGTCGACACCGCGCGCTGGCGGGCGCACCAGAAGTCCGTGCTGGACCAGTTCCCCGGGCTCGTCCCTGTCTGCAAGGGCAACGGATACGGCTTCGGACACGAGCGGCTGGCCGACGAGGCGATCCGTTTCGGGTCCGACACGCTGGCAGTCGGGACCACCTACGAGGCCGCGCGCATCAAGGACTGGTTCAGCGGCGACCTGCTGGTGCTCACGCCCTTCCGCCGCGGTGAGGAGCCGGTCCCGCTGCCCGACCGCGTCATCCGCTCCGTCTCGTCCGTCGACGGTGTGCACGCCCTCGTGGGCGCGCGGGTGGTCATCGAGTGCATGAGCTCGATGAAGCGCCACGGGGTGAAGGAGGAGGAGCTCGGCCAGCTGCACGCAGCAATCGAGGACGTACGCCTCGAAGGATTCGCCCTGCACCTGCCGCTCGACCGCACGGACGGCTCGGACGCGGTCGAGGAGGTCATCGCCTGGATGGACCGGCTGCGTGCGGCCCGGCTGCCCCTGCACACGATGTTCGTCAGCCATCTGCGGGCCGAGGAGCTGGCGCGGCTGCAGCAGCAGTTCCCTCAGACCCGCTTCCGCGCACGCATCGGCACGCGGCTCTGGCTCGGCGACCACGAGGCGACGGAGTACCGCGGCGCGGTGCTCGACGTCACCCGCGTCGTCAAGGGGGACCGTTTCGGCTACCGCCAGCAGAAGGCGGCGTCCGACGGCTGGCTGGTGGTCGTCGCCGGGGGGACCTCCCACGGTGTCGGCCTGGAGGCTCCCAAGGCCCTGCACGGGGTGATGCCGCGCGCCAAGGGCGTGGCGCGCGCCGGGCTCGCCACCGTCAACCGCAACCTGTCACCGTTCGTCTGGGCGGGCAAGCAGCGCTGGTTCGCCGAGCCGCCGCACATGCAGGTGTCGATCCTGTTCGTGCCCTCGGACGCCCAGGAGCCCAAGGTCGGCGACGAACTGGTGGCCCACCTGCGCCACACCACCACCCAGTTCGACCGGCTCGTGGACCGGTAG
- a CDS encoding glycosyltransferase family 87 protein, producing MPSAEDTSVHQEPSVVPPTRQDEIAAAGSELIGGPAGRWARFGSGPLTPLRVIALVAIGMFALGMVQKIPCYDWAWFRGTSSQYTHACYSDIPHLFVGRGFADGLVPYFDRLGGDMAYLEYPVLTGLFMQVASWLTLTPSSDPVQQREQMYWMVNAGMLMVCAVIVALCVARTHRRRPWDGLLVALAPALALTATINWDLLAVALTAAAMLMWSRGRNLAFGVLIGLATAAKLYPVLLLGPLLVLCWRAGKWRAYGVALFGAAAAWLLVNVPVMAYAPEGWKKFYTFSQERQIDYGSFWLIITQRTGRSIDVSTVNTASVLMMIVLCAGIAGLALAARHRPRFAQLAFLVVAAFILTNKVYSPQYVLWLIPLAALARPRWRDFLVWQACEVVYFLGIWFYLAYTTSGDKHQGLPQEGYQVAIILHLLGTLYLCAVIVRDILRPERDPVRYDGSDDPSGGVLDGAPDRTALLQVRPHPSRNTAPAVEGPRVEWGSAGRTASG from the coding sequence ATGCCAAGCGCAGAAGACACGAGCGTGCACCAGGAGCCGTCCGTCGTACCGCCCACGCGACAGGACGAGATCGCCGCAGCGGGCAGTGAACTGATCGGCGGGCCCGCGGGGCGCTGGGCACGGTTCGGATCGGGGCCGCTCACACCGCTGCGCGTCATCGCGCTCGTGGCGATCGGGATGTTCGCACTCGGCATGGTGCAGAAGATCCCCTGCTACGACTGGGCGTGGTTCCGCGGCACCAGTTCGCAGTACACGCACGCGTGCTACTCGGACATCCCGCACCTCTTCGTCGGACGCGGCTTCGCCGACGGCCTCGTGCCCTATTTCGACCGCCTCGGCGGCGACATGGCGTACCTCGAGTACCCCGTCCTGACAGGTCTCTTCATGCAGGTCGCCTCCTGGCTGACGCTGACACCGTCCTCGGATCCCGTACAGCAGCGCGAGCAGATGTACTGGATGGTCAACGCGGGGATGCTGATGGTCTGCGCCGTGATCGTCGCGCTGTGCGTCGCCCGTACGCACCGGCGCCGGCCCTGGGACGGACTTCTGGTCGCGCTCGCTCCGGCGCTCGCTCTCACCGCGACGATCAACTGGGATCTGCTTGCCGTCGCGCTGACGGCCGCGGCGATGCTCATGTGGTCCCGCGGCAGGAATCTCGCCTTCGGTGTCCTCATCGGCCTCGCCACCGCCGCCAAGCTCTATCCCGTGCTGCTCCTCGGGCCTCTGCTGGTCCTCTGCTGGCGGGCCGGGAAGTGGCGCGCGTACGGGGTGGCGCTGTTCGGTGCGGCGGCGGCCTGGCTGCTGGTGAACGTTCCGGTGATGGCGTACGCGCCGGAGGGGTGGAAGAAGTTCTACACGTTCAGCCAGGAGCGGCAGATCGACTACGGCTCGTTCTGGCTGATCATCACCCAGCGCACCGGACGGTCCATCGACGTGAGCACGGTGAACACGGCTTCCGTGCTGATGATGATCGTGCTGTGTGCAGGTATCGCCGGGCTGGCTCTGGCCGCCCGTCACCGGCCGCGCTTCGCCCAGCTCGCGTTCCTCGTGGTGGCGGCCTTCATCCTGACGAACAAGGTCTACTCACCGCAGTACGTGCTCTGGCTGATCCCTCTGGCCGCACTGGCCAGGCCCCGCTGGCGGGACTTCCTGGTCTGGCAGGCCTGCGAGGTCGTGTACTTCCTGGGGATCTGGTTCTACCTCGCCTACACGACGAGCGGGGACAAGCACCAGGGGCTGCCGCAGGAGGGGTACCAGGTCGCGATCATCCTGCATCTGCTGGGAACGCTGTACCTGTGCGCCGTGATCGTCAGGGACATCCTGAGGCCGGAGCGGGATCCCGTCCGGTACGACGGGTCCGACGATCCGTCGGGCGGGGTGCTCGACGGTGCGCCGGACCGCACGGCACTCCTGCAGGTGCGCCCGCATCCCTCACGGAACACAGCACCCGCGGTCGAGGGACCGCGGGTGGAGTGGGGCAGCGCCGGCAGAACGGCCTCCGGCTGA